The segment GTTCGCGCTGGAGCTGGATCATCTTAGCTTTGAACTCGCCCACGAAGGCCAGGAAATCGAGATAGAGCTTGTAATTAGCCTGCCAGTCCGCCGCCAAGTTCTCGGCGGGGTTCGTCGGGCACGGGACGCTCCGGATGCCGGATTCGTTCCGGGCCTTCTGCTCGATCCGGTCCAAGTTGTTCATGATCGCATCGAGCAGGTTGTTCTCTTGCCCGTAGAAATCGGCATTGATCGTCGTCAGCACGATGGAGCGCGGCGTGTTTTCGCAACCATCAAAGTGAACGTCGCGACGACGCTTGAAGAGTTGGACGACGCGTTGGAGCATGGTCTTTTCGAAGCTCGACACGTTCGGCGGGAGTGGCTGAACCGACGCCATTGCGCGTTGCTCTACCATCGGAAGTGCCTGGGCGGCGAACCAATTGATGTACCGCTTGGGGTCGGTCTTCACCCATTCACGGCGTTCGCGGTCAGGAATGACAAGCCCGGTGGGGCCATCCTCGAACGAGGGGACGGCCGGCACGATCTCTAATCGGTACTGGCGTTCATAGGTCAGGATGATGCACCGCGCATCCACGGACATCATCCCCCGATATGTCTCGTGCGCCTGCATCCGGTCCAGCACGTTGTGGAACAGCGTCACGGGGCTAATGAGGTACTTGTCGCGTTGCAGCACGCAAATCATAACTTGGTCCGGTCTTCCTGCCCTTCCGTCGCAGATCCTCCGTTCCACATGTAGACGTGTGGCAGCACGTCCGGCCCGGGAGCGGGTCGCGACAGCTCGATGACGTTGGACGGGTCGGAATATTGACCGCCGCCGTAGGCCCGCACGCGAACGTACAACTCGTCCGCATCGCGATCGGTGTCCCAGTGATGGTAAAGGGTCGCGTGTTCGGAGTTCGTCCCGGTGTAGTTCCAATAGCCGTACCAATGATAGTAGTAGTTGTCCCACGTCACGCCGTCGGTGCTGCGTTCGATGACGAACCCATCCTCGTGACCGCTGTTATCCGCCCAAGTTAGATTGTAGTTGGCATAGAACTGGCCGACATTGTCACCGCCAAGCGACCCGGCCCGCGTGCGGGACGCGAGCGAGGCCGACAGTCCCGACGGGCTCGCCGGCCTCGCATAAGCCCAAGTTGCATACGAAAACGACGACGAGACATCCTCGTACTTCGCCTTGATCCGGTAACTGTACCGGACGCCCTCCGTGACGCCTGTGTCTTGAAATTCGCTCACACCCGCGTCGAGCGTAACCAGCGGTTTGAACTCTTCGAGTGGCTCGGCGGGATTGTAATGGGTCGGACCGGTCCACTGCTGCCGTTCGACGACAATCTGAGCGTTGCCACCACCAGGTTCCCAGGACAGTTCGATGCGGTTGGCGACGTTGATCGTCGTCTTCAGGCCTGTGGGCGCGGTGACCGCGATGAGGACCGGAGAAAATGCGGACGGACCGACGGCGTTGTAGGACTTAATGCGGAAGAAGTAAGCAGTGCCCGGTTTAAGGTCCGTCAGCGATCTGCTGGTGGTGTTAGCAGGAACGTTGAAGAACTTGACGCCGGACGTAAACGCTTCGTCCGACGCCTGCTGGATGACGAAACCGCTCTCGTTGTCCGACGCGTAGCCCCACGTCAGGGAGACGTACGATGTCCGCTGGTTCACCGCCGACAGCCCCGTGGGGACCGCGGGCGCACCGCTCTCGCCTGGAATGCCGGGCGACGGGTCGGGCTCACCGACAGGGCTATTGCCACCGCCGAAGCCGTCCTCATCTTCCTCATCAACGACTCCGTCACCGTCGTCGTCGTTGTCCTCGTCATCGGGGATGCCGTCGTTGTCGTTGTCGGTATCGACCGGGTCGGCAATTCCGTCGTTGTCGCTGTCGGTGTCGTCTAAGTTGGGAACGCCATCCTTGTCGTCGTCATCCGGAACGCCGTCACCGTCGAGGTCGTCGTCCGGGGTCCCGTCGCCGTTCGCGTCGACCGGTGGTGCCTTGGCGATGGCCGACGCCAGGTTTGACGCCAAGGATGCCAAGCCATCGATGTCGACCGAGACGATGTAGTAGTGGTAGGTTGCGCCGGGCGAGATGCCGAGATCAGTATATGAGCGTTTCTCGCCGCCAACGTCGCCACGAGATTTTCAAGCGCAGGCACGAACGTCGCGGAACGGCTCCGATACAACTTGAAGCTGCTCGTCACGTTGCCCGTGCCGCGTTGCCACGACAACGCGATCTTGCCAGGCCCGACGCCGATTGCCGTCAGGTTCTCCGGCGCCCGCGGTCGTTGGATCGCCCGAACGGGCGCCGACTCGACATTCTCCGCAGCCACTGCGGTAACCTTGTAGAAGTAAAACCCTGAAGATGGCAATTCGGTGTCGGTGAAATGTGCGCCGGTCACCAGTTGGTCGTTCAGGAGCGTCGCGGACGAGGGCACGAAGTCTGGGGTCTGCCCGCGGTAGACGCGATAGCCGTAGGTCGTGGGGGCTGCGTTGAGCTGCCAACTGATATCGATGCTCGTACTCGATACCGCAAGGGCGACGACGTCAACCGGCGACGGCGGAACCTTCGGTGCCACAGTCTCGACTTCGGAGGTCGAAGAATAAACCGTGTAGTTGTCATCCAAGCGGTACGAGCGGACGCGATAGCTGTACCGGTTGCGCGGCTCGCCGAAGACTTCGGCGTACTTCTACCGGAGCTGGCTCGGGCTCATCTGGGTCAGCCTCGCCAGTTCGACCTTCACGTTCATAGCCATGCTGTAACTCCTTCTCTCTGAAGTCCTTGGTGCGTTAACCACGGTGTCCCATGTGCTGCATCCCGGCCGACACATCAAGTCGATCGGCGGCGCATTCCGAGTGTGGAACAGGACCAAGATTGGAGTGGCTGTCCGCGCCGAGAGCACCGCGCCTATGAAGGCGCAGCACACCCCTGGCGAGGATCGCGGCCACCTCGGCGAGGCGGTCCTCCACGCACATGTTGGACGGGTCGGTCGGGTCGAGGTACGACATCGGGACTCTGGGTGGAGGCGATGCCCGCAACGACCTTCCCTTTGAGACGGGTGTGCTGCCTGGCAACGGGTTGTGTGGGACCAACGCGAGGTCCCCTACCTGTTAACTACCGGGTTGGGGGGAGGAAGGGGTGGGGAAAAATTCTCCGATCTATACGGAGACGAGGCGCGCGGGTCTGGTGAGGCGGTAACTGCCGGTGCGCTCATAGTAAGAGTAGGTCGCGGGTCCATTCCGGACACTCGTGTAAGTTTGGATCGTGAAGCGGAGGAAAGAGTGTCAGAAGCCGGGGACTGAGCATACCTGAACGGTATAGATCAACTGGAGCATGTCGATGCGTTAGCATGATTAACGAAAAGCAAAGGGGCCCGCACTCCAGGGGAGCTGGGCCCTCTTCGCCGAAACACGCCATGTGCTATCGATCAGCCGTTTGCAGTACCTGGCTAGTAGCGGCTAGTTCTGCTGCTGATTCTGCGGTTGCTGCGCGTTCTGGTTCTGGCCCTGCTGGGCGTTCTGTCCCTGCTGCGGCTGCATGCTGCCCGCGGCGGGCTGGGCGTTGTTGCCCTGCCGGCCGCGGCGGTCGATCTGGGCGGTGTTGCCGTTCATCGTGACCGATTGGGCGAACAACAGCCGCTTGTCCTGCACCTTCACCGGCACGGCGGTGAACGTGATGCTGGCGTCCTTGCTGATGTCCATCTTCAGCTTGTCGGCCGGGCCAAGGTCGACTGCGACCTTGCTGCGCTTGTCGTTGCCTTGGCGCTGCGCGTCGACCATCGCGATCAGGTGCTGCGTGCCGCGGATCTTGGCCTTGTGCGTGCTCAGCACCTTGCCTTCAAGCTGGCGGCCCTGGCGGTTGATCTGCTTCGTCTGGCCCTGCGCTTCCAGCGACCGGGCCAGCACGATGCTCTGCTTGCCGACCTGCGCCTTCGGGCCGCGCACGGTGATCTCGTTGCCAAGCTTCAGGTTCAGGTCCTTGATGGCATCGGCACGGCCGAGGTCGACGATCATCGGTTTGTCCTGGTGCTGGATCGTCACGACGACGTTCTGCCCATCGCGCACCTGCACGAGCTTCATCTTCTGAATTGGGCCGCTGATCGCCTGGGCGCGCGATTCGCGGGCGGCCTCGCTCTGGGCGTGCTGCTGTTGCTGCTGCGTGCCGGCGCTGCCGAACGAGTAGTAGTTGTAGTCATCGTAGACGCCGTCGGCGTTCCAGTCGGCGTACGTGACGTAGGCGTCGTAGGCACCGTCGTTATCGTAGTCGTAGTAGCGCGAGTCGTAGGTGTAGACGCCGTCCTCATCGTTGGCGTACGAGTTGTAGGCACCGGAGTCGTAACGGTCGTAGTACCAGTTGTCGTTGTCATCGGCGGTGTCGTAGCCGTACCACGAGTCGCTATCGCTATCGCCGGCGGTGTCCTTGGCGGCGGAGTACTGCTCGTCGTCCCAGCGCCACCAAGCCTCATCGGTGGGGTTGTAGTCGTTGCCGTCGAACCACTCGGTGATGTCGAGCCAGCCGTCGTCCTCGTAGTACGGGGTGGACGCGCCGAACTCGGCCGCGTTTGCGGAGCGGCCCGCGCCGAAGGCGCCGATGCTGGCGAGCAATGCGAGACGAACGAGGGGTATCTTCTTCTTCATGGCTTTGTCCCTTTCAGGATGCTGGTGCGTCGGGCGCGCCGTAGTGGCGCGCCCTACGCACGGTTAAACAAGACGTTGCACGAGACGATTGATTTGAATTCGTTGACTGACAGCAGTTATGCCGACCGTAGCCCTAGTTCGAGTTGCCTTGGTTCGACGAACCGTTCGAGTTCTGCGGCGGCAGGTTCTGCGAGGCGGTCTCGATGGCGCTGGCCAGGTCCTGAACGACGCGGGACGCGTTAGGCATGCCCGCGGCGCCCGGCTGGGTCGTGGGCGCCTGCTGGCCCGATGCAGTCTGCGCCTCGCCGGGCTGCGATTCGCCAGCCTGCGCGCCAGTTGCCCCACTGGGGGCGATCAGGTTCGACGCGACGAGTTGGGCGTCGGTAACGGTGGAGACGACGTTCTGCGGGGCCTGCTTGCTGGCAAACGTGTACGCCGCCGCCAGCGCCTGCGCCGCGGCCTCGAGGTCATGGCCGGCCATCACGTGCTTGTCGTTCTGCAGGAAGCCAGCGGCCTTCGAATGGTGATGGCTGGACAGTGCCAGCGCGGCCTGCGCGAAGTTGTTGGTCAGCTGCTGCGAGTTGCCCTGCCCATTCTGGTTACCCTCGAGCTTGCCGGCGGCGTTCCGCAGGTCGTCAGCGGCGCTCGTCAATGATTGCTTCGCCTGCCCGCCGGCGCGTGAAGCCTGCATCTCGAGGTAGTTGGCCGCGATGCGCGTCTCGGCGGCGGCCACCTTCGGGTTGTTCTGCTGCAGGGCCTGCTGGGCCTGCAGGAAGTGAATCTGCGGCTCGTTGGCCGTCAACAGGATGACGCGCTCCTCGACCAGCACAAAACCCTCCGGTGCCTGCGACTGCTGCGACTGGCCCGACGCCTGTGCGCCGCTCTGCTGCGACTGGCCGCCCTGCGATTGGCCCGCTTGGCGTTGACCGGCCTGCTGTTGGCCGGCCTGCTGCGACTGGCCGCTCTGGCCTTGCGCCTGGTTCTGCATTTGCCCTTGCTTCTGACTGCTTCCGTCCGACTGCGGGTCGGCGGCACTGGCATAGGGCGCGAT is part of the Tepidisphaeraceae bacterium genome and harbors:
- a CDS encoding fibronectin type III domain-containing protein produces the protein MASNLASAIAKAPPVDANGDGTPDDDLDGDGVPDDDDKDGVPNLDDTDSDNDGIADPVDTDNDNDGIPDDEDNDDDGDGVVDEEDEDGFGGGNSPVGEPDPSPGIPGESGAPAVPTGLSAVNQRTSYVSLTWGYASDNESGFVIQQASDEAFTSGVKFFNVPANTTSRSLTDLKPGTAYFFRIKSYNAVGPSAFSPVLIAVTAPTGLKTTINVANRIELSWEPGGGNAQIVVERQQWTGPTHYNPAEPLEEFKPLVTLDAGVSEFQDTGVTEGVRYSYRIKAKYEDVSSSFSYATWAYARPASPSGLSASLASRTRAGSLGGDNVGQFYANYNLTWADNSGHEDGFVIERSTDGVTWDNYYYHWYGYWNYTGTNSEHATLYHHWDTDRDADELYVRVRAYGGGQYSDPSNVIELSRPAPGPDVLPHVYMWNGGSATEGQEDRTKL